In the genome of bacterium, one region contains:
- the rpmG gene encoding 50S ribosomal protein L33 has protein sequence MREIVTIACVPCKRRNYTTTKNKRKHPDRAEFKKYCRFCKKHTAHKETK, from the coding sequence GAGAAATAGTCACCATTGCCTGCGTGCCCTGCAAGCGCCGGAATTACACCACCACCAAGAACAAGCGCAAGCATCCGGACCGGGCCGAGTTCAAGAAATACTGCCGTTTTTGCAAAAAGCATACTGCCCACAAGGAGACCAAGTAA